One region of Alosa alosa isolate M-15738 ecotype Scorff River chromosome 1, AALO_Geno_1.1, whole genome shotgun sequence genomic DNA includes:
- the rtn4rl2a gene encoding reticulon-4 receptor-like 2a, giving the protein METSTISRSRRCSIAHNFKSGLSLWLVIWLVVVKPAPAQGCPHHCVCYPSPMTISCQAQNLTIVPTGVPDESQRVFLQNNRITELRVGTFGFGTQVLWLFSNNITWIESGAFSEMRDLEELDLGDNHHLRRLEGGAFRGLEKLQSLHMHRCRLAALPHDIFHKLYSLQFLYLQENQLHFLQDDLFSDLINLSQLFLHGNRIRTLSENVFRGLVNLDRLLIHDNRVRQVNRRAFRDLGRLTMLFLFNNSLAELPGQAMRDMDSIQFLRLNGNPWSCGCEAQALWDFFRANRISSSELICASPSPRRGLDMRFLREMDFALCPLPDPGSLAGSTTTTFSTKTRWWFSKHKPVSSSKGIFEKSSETVKAFPFNGGKPTSTKYELSEDEALLPKLDPEEYWANYGNEDAGATLRCFELECAPDFDVLPPFSSASFSSVTSRSSLLLLSLSLLTVSIHLLFG; this is encoded by the exons ATGGAAACTTCTACGATCTCACGGAGCCGGCGGTGCTCCATTGCGCACAATTTTAAGA GTGGTCTCTCACTGTGGCTGGTCATCTGGTTGGTTGTGGTGAAACCTGCTCCCGCTCAGGGCTGCccacaccactgtgtgtgttacCCGTCCCCCATGACGATCAGCTGCCAGGCACAGAATCTGACCATTGTACCAACTGGAGTGCCCGATGAGTCCCAGCGTGTCTTTCTGCAGAACAACCGCATTACTGAACTGAGAGTGGGCACTTTCGGCTTTGGAACTCAG GTCCTCTGGCTTTTCTCCAACAACATCACCTGGATTGAGTCTGGTGCCTTCAGCGAGATGCGTGACCTGGAAGAGCTTGACCTGGGTGACAACCATCACCTGCGCCGTCTGGAAGGGGGCGCCTTCCGAGGCCTGGAGAAGCTGCAGAGCCTGCACATGCACCGCTGCAGGCTGGCGGCTCTGCCCCACGACATCTTTCACAAGCTGTACAGCCTGCAGTTCCTCTACCTGCAGGAGAACCAGCTGCACTTCCTGCAGGACGACCTGTTCTccgacctcatcaacctgagcCAGCTCTTCCTCCACGGCAACCGCATCCGCACCCTGTCCGAGAACGTGTTCCGGGGCCTGGTCAACCTGGACCGGCTGCTGATTCACGACAACCGCGTCCGGCAGGTCAACCGCCGCGCCTTCCGTGACCTGGGCCGCCTCACCATGCTCTTCCTCTTCAACAACTCCCTGGCAGAGCTGCCCGGTCAGGCAATGCGTGACATGGACTCCATCCAGTTCCTTCGGCTCAATGGCAACCCTTGGTCCTGTGGCTGCGAGGCTCAGGCTCTGTGGGACTTCTTCCGCGCCAACCGCATCTCCAGCTCCGAGCTCATCTGCGCCTCTCCTTCCCCCCGCCGCGGCCTGGACATGCGTTTCCTGCGAGAGATGGACTTCGCCCTCTGCCCGCTGCCCGACCCCGGCTCGCTGGCTGgtagcaccaccaccaccttcagcACCAAGACCCGCTGGTGGTTCTCCAAGCACAAGCCTGTGTCCTCCTCCAAGGGCATCTTCGAGAAGAGTTCCGAGACCGTCAAGGCGTTCCCCTTCAATGGGGGCAAGCCCACGTCGACCAAATACGAGTTGAGCGAGGATGAGGCCCTCCTCCCCAAGCTGGACCCTGAGGAGTACTGGGCCAACTACGGTAACGAAGACGCCGGTGCCACGCTGCGCTGTTTCGAGCTCGAGTGTGCGCCCGACTTCGATGTCTTGCCACCCTTCTCCTCGGCATCCTTCTCCTCTGTCACCTCTCGTTCATCCCTCCTGCTGCTCTCCCTGTCTCTACTCACTGTTTCCATCCATCTTCTTTTTGGCTGA
- the crybb1l2 gene encoding crystallin, beta B1, like 2 produces the protein MSSSGEKSKAASQTDGKAAQGRGQRPEGGMMSYKMCVFDQENFQGRCIEITNECMNVCDMGMDRVRSLRVDCGPFVGYEQMNFCGEMYILEKGEYPRWDSWSNCQKNDYLLSFRPVRMDPEKHKICLYEVGEFKGRKMEIIDDDVPSLFSYGFTDRVGSIMVSCGTWVGYQFPGYRGSQYLLEKGEFRHFNEYGARCPQFQSVRRIRDMQWHQEGCYTMASK, from the exons ATGTCTTCCAGCGGAGAGAAGTCCAAGGCTGCCTCCCAGACCGACGGGAAGGCCGCCCAGGGCAGGGGTCAGAGGCCAGAGGGTGGCATGATGTCCTAcaag ATGTGCGTGTTCGACCAGGAGAACTTCCAGGGCCGCTGTATCGAGATCACTAAcgagtgtatgaatgtgtgtgacatggGCATGGACAGAGTGCGCTCCCTGCGTGTGGACTGTGGCcc TTTTGTGGGCTACGAGCAGATGAACTTCTGCGGTGAGATGTACATCCTGGAGAAGGGAGAGTATCCCCGCTGGGACTCCTGGAGCAACTGCCAGAAGAACGATTACCTGCTCTCCTTCAGACCTGTCAGAATG GACCCTGAGAAGCATAAGATCTGTCTGTACGAGGTTGGCGAGTTCAAGGGTCGCAAGATGGAGATCATCGATGACGACGTGCCCAGCCTATTTTCTTATGGCTTCACTGACAGAGTGGGCAGCATCATGGTCAGCTGTGGAAC CTGGGTGGGCTACCAGTTTCCTGGTTACCGTGGTAGCCAGTACCTGCTGGAGAAGGGCGAGTTCAGACACTTCAACGAGTATGGCGCCCGCTGTCCCCAGTTCCAGTCCGTGCGCCGCATCCGCGACATGCAGTGGCACCAGGAGGGCTGCTACACCATGGCCAGCAAGTGA